In Megalopta genalis isolate 19385.01 chromosome 7, iyMegGena1_principal, whole genome shotgun sequence, a single window of DNA contains:
- the IKKepsilon gene encoding I-kappaB kinase epsilon — MSFLRGSAHFVWCTTSVLGKGATGTVFQGVNKNNGEPVAVKTFNQLSHMRPHDVQMREFEVLKRVNHENIVQLLAIEEEQDGRGTVIVMELCTGGSLFSILDDPENTFGLAEDEFLLVLEHVTAGMKHLRDNNLVHRDLKPGNIMKFIADDGSTIYKLTDFGAARELQEDQQFVSLYGTEEYLHPDIYERAILRKTVGKTFGATVDLWSIGVTLYHVATGHLPFRPFGGRRNKETMFYITTEKATGVISGVQTSENGPIEWSRELPQNCQLSAELKKIVTPLLAGLLEVDPQKIWSFDRFFTEVTETLSRKRVYVFNVHKGSLIKVFLHSEEKLTALQLHIQEQTDILPHVQILLYGDAFLTSIIEESTPGKGYPDTSEDKPLMLFSKENNNVTLPVDPELPKFPVFANLVSVENDASQAKVACSIGYVCKRRIDKLVLCSKLSQNAIKAFCDLVLREITRLLEKCQHFKDFTKAVEDTTIAVERYENLVRQIHKKFGIKNNLEAKNWKKELDLKSKELLTELAPAVAQLHQRYVKDGSLRAGWDTNTRGLWCPWASKASQKAATLVDRLRDGWQHLLRDRATRSLTYNDEQFHVLERIKVTETGQRIKNLLETFCIPSMVNRSEYVADWYKIAQTVFLQTQILDKDVDNYEHVLQAYSYRLSQESKEPYENILHLIDPRKLRTMEKTIQSDQEITSVCKKLCVAQEHITMLLYTNELLIDQLNSLSTPEEDLEEDSE, encoded by the exons ATGTCTTTCCTACGTGGCTCCGCGCATTTTGTCTGGTGTACGACTAGTGTCCTTGGAAAAGGTGCGACCGGCACAGTTTTCCAAGGTGTTAATAAAAACAATGGGGAACCTGTCGCGGTTAAAACGTTTAATCAGTTGAGTCATATGCGTCCTCATGACGTGCAAATGCGAGAATTCGAGGTCCTTAAGAGGGTCAATCATGAAAATATTGTTCAGTTATTGGCTATTGAAGAAGAGCAAGATGGTCGTGGGACTGTGATTGTTATGGAACTCTGTACTGGAGGCAGTCTTTTTAGTATTCTCGATGATCCTGAGAATACATTTGGACTCGCAGAAGATGAATTCTTGTTGGTCCTAGAACATGTAACGGCTGGAATGAAGCATTTGCGTGATAATAATTTAGTACACAGAGACTTAAAACCAG GTAATATAATGAAATTTATTGCTGACGATGGTAGCACTATTTATAAGCTCACTGATTTCGGTGCTGCCAGAGAGTTGCAAGAAGACCAGCAGTTTGTATCTTTGTATGGCACTGAGGAATACTTGCATCCAGATATATATGAACGGGCTATCCTACGCAAAACTGTAGGAAAGACATTTGGAGCAACGGTAGATCTATGGTCGATAGGTGTAACGTTATATCATGTAGCTACAGGACATTTACCCTTTAGACCATTTGGTGGACGTAGGAATAAGGAGACAATGTTTTATATTACCACAGAAAAAGCCACTGGAGTTATATCGGGTGTGCAAACGTCAGAAAATGGGCCGATCGAATGGAGCAGAGAATTGCCACAAAATTGTCAATTAAGTGCCGAGTTAAAAAAGATTGTGACTCCTTTATTAGCCGGATTACTAGAGGTTGATCCACAAAAAATATGGAGTTTCGATCGATTTTTCACGGAAGTTACCGAAACTCTCTCCAGAAAACGTGTGTACGTATTTAACGTTCACAAAGGCAGCTTGATCAAAGTTTTCCTGCATTCTGAAGAAAAACTAACAGCGCTACAGTTACACATTCAAGAACAAACCGACATACTGCCGCATGTTCAAATTCTTCTGTATGGAGACGCATTTTTAACAAGCATCATCGAAGAATCCACACCTGGAAAAGGGTATCCAGATACATCCGAGGATAAACCATTGATGTTATTCTCCAAAGAAAATAATAACGTCACTCTACCGGTGGACCCAGAGTTGCCCAAATTTCCAGTATTCGCAAATTTGGTATCTGTAGAAAATGACGCTAGTCAAGCAAAAGTAGCTTGTTCAATTGGATATGTATGCAAGAGAAGAATCGATAAATTGGTTTTATGCAGCAAGTTGTCACAGAATGCAATAAAGGCATTCTGTGATCTTGTTTTGAGAGAAATTACAAGATTGTTAGAAAAATGTCAACATTTCAAAGATTTTACTAAAGCTGTAGAAGACACGACGATAGCAGTAGAAAGATATGAAAATCTTGTGCGACAAATTCACAAGAAGTTCGGAATTAAGAACAATTTGGAagcaaaaaattggaaaaagGAGCTAGATTTAAAGAGTAAGGAGCTTCTGACCGAATTGGCTCCTGCGGTAGCGCAACTTCATCAGAG GTATGTAAAAGATGGCAGTTTACGTGCTGGATGGGACACTAACACTCGCGGGTTATGGTGTCCATGGGCCAGTAAAGCAAGTCAAAAAGCAGCAACTCTAGTGGATCGTTTACGAGATGGCTGGCAACATTTATTAAGAGATAGAGCTACCCGTAGTCTCACGTACAATGATGAGCAATTTCATGTATTGGAACGAATAAAG gtgACAGAAACAGGACAAAGAATAAAGAATCTTCTTGAAACATTTTGTATACCGTCGATGGTAAACAGATCTGAATATGTTGCTGACTGGTACAAAATTGCACAAACCGTTTTCCTACAGACTCAAATATTAGACAAGGACGTAGATAATTACGAGCATGTATTACAAGCATATTCGTATCGTTTATCGCAAGAAAGTAAAGAACCGTATGAAAATATTTTACACCTGATAGATCCAAGAAAATTGAGAACGATGGAAAAAACCATCCAATCTGACCAAGAAATTACATCAGTGTGTAAAAAATTATGTGTTGCGCAAGAACACATTACAATGCTTCTGTACACAAACGAATTACTTATTGATCAGCTTAATTCTTTATCGACACCTGAAGAAGACCTAGAAGAAGATTCGGAATAG
- the LOC117221679 gene encoding protein VAC14 homolog isoform X1, whose product MMSERDYAPLSAACVRSLNDKLYEKRKAAALEIEKMVKEFAAHNNTVQIKRLLKVLGQDLATSQNPHTRKGGLIGLAAIAVGLGKDTGQYIEDLIHPILACFCDSDLNVRYYACESLYNVVKVARGAVLPQFTDIFAALSKLACDSEQHVKNATELLDRLMKDIVTESGLFDLVGFMPLLRERICTKNPFGRQFVIAWVSVLDAVPNMDFIIFLPEILDGLFKILEDPTPEIKKVTDTVLGEFLRSIKTNPSRVDFPGMINILITHAQSTDELLQLTAITWIKEFVHLSGPLMLPYMSGILIAVLPCLAYDGDTRKCIKQTATQVNANLMKLITMKNVQVLNNASESGGQPVQGKLHFLRYFIYITTYLFYNLSPFLDASQNDSLAETLDLPSVVEVLTKHLMYISVQTKVAVLKWIHHLFIHIPHKMFYHIDNLFPILMKSLSDNSDEVVQQTLVVMAEIISSKSPEAATMDSNAEMQNRYFTKFIVNLLRLFSTDRNLLVERGAFIIRELCVLLSAEDIYKTLAKILLDEQNLSFACTMIQTLNVILLTSSELFDLRNKLKDLDSIESCELFKCLYVSWCHNPVATVALCLLSQHYGHACNIIRSFENIEVTVEFLIEIDKLVQLIESPIFTYLRLQLLEREKNDALVYALYGLLMILPQSEAYATLQKRLAAIPPKTNVIPATPPSSKPSETMFDFPELLKHFHIVQERHKEQKRKQRLTNLIEKNTNHNDM is encoded by the exons atgatgtcGGAAAGGGATTATGCACCTCTCAGCGCAGCTTGTGTACGTTCTCTAAATGACAAGCTTTACGAGAAACGAAAAGCAGCTGCTTTGGAAATAGAAAA GATGGTCAAAGAATTTGCTGCTCATAATAATACCGTTCAGATTAAACGACTTTTAAAAGTATTAGGTCAGGATTTAGCCACTTCACAAAACCCACATACACGTAAAGGTGGTTTGATAGGCTTGGCAGCAATAGCAGTAGGTCTGGGGAAAGACACTGGCCAATACATAGAAGATTTAATTCATCCTATTTTGGCTTGTTTTTGTGACTCTGACTTGAATGTAAGATATTATGCTTGCGAAAGTTTATACAATGTGGTAAAAGTAGCTAGAGGCGCTGTATTACCACAATTTACAGATATTTTTGCAGCACTTAGTAAACTAGCATGTGATTCGGAACAACATGTAAAAAATGCTACTGAATTACTCGATAGACTGATGAAG GACATTGTCACAGAAAGTGGTTTGTTCGACCTAGTTGGATTTATGCCACTATTAAGAGAACGTATTTGTACCAAAAACCCATTTGGTAGACAGTTTGTGATAGCATGGGTGTCTGTTTTGGATGCTGTACCTAACAtggattttattatatttttacccGAGATTCTCGATGGTCTATTTAAGATACTAGAGGATCCAACACCAGAGATTAAGAAAGTTACAGATACAGTCCTCGGTGAATTTTTACGCAGTATAAAAACTAATCCAAGTAGGGTGGATTTCCCTGGAatgataaatatattaattacgcACGCGCAAAGCACAGATGAATTACTACAATTAACGGCGATCACGTGGATCAAAGAATTTGTACACTTATCCGGACCTCTTATGCTTCCTTATATGTCTGGTATACTTATAGCTGTTCTACCTTGTTTAGCGTACGACGGCGATACTAGAAAATGTATTAAACAAACTGCTACTCAAGTGAACGCAAATTTGATGAAGTTGATAACTATGAAGAATGTACAAGTTTTAAATAATGCATCAGAAAGCGGTGGGCAACCCGTACAAGGTAAATTGCATTTTCTAAGGTATTTCATATACATTACAACTTACTTATTTTATAACTTATCTCCTTTCTTAGATGCCAGTCAAAATGATTCTTTAGCAGAAACTTTAGACTTACCTAGCGTTGTTGAAGTGCTAACGAAACATTTAATGTATATATCAGTTCAGACAAAAGTAGCTGTTTTAAAATGGATACATCATTTGTTTATACACATTCCGCACAAAATGTTTTATCATATCGATAATTTATTCCCAATTTTAATGAAGTCTTTGAGCGATAATTCTGATGAAGTAGTCCAACAAACGCTGGTAGTAATGGCTGAAATAATCAGTTCGAAGTCTCCTGAAGCAGCTActatggattcaaatgcagaaatgcaAAACAGATACTTCAccaaatttatagtaaatttatTAAGACTTTTTTCAACCGACAGGAATTTGTTGGTAGAGAGAGGAGCATTTATCATAAGAGAATTGTGCGTATTATTGAGTGCTGAAGATATTTATAAAACATTGGCAAAAATATTACTGGATGAACAAAACTTGAGTTTCGCTTGCACAATGATACAAActttaaatgttatattattgaCGAGTTCGGAACTATTCGACTTACGAAATAAACTTAAAGACTTAGATTCTATT GAAAGCTGTGAGTTATTCAAATGTTTATACGTCTCCTGGTGCCATAATCCTGTTGCAACCGTTGCTTTATGTCTTTTGTCGCAGCATTATGGACATGCGTGCAATATTATAAGATCATT TGAAAATATAGAAGTTACTGTCGAATTCCTCATAgaaattgataaattagtacagCTGATCGAATCTCCAATATTTACAT ATTTAAGATTGCAACTTCTTGAAAGAGAAAAGAACGACGCACTGGTGTATGCACTTTATGGTCTCCTCATGATTCTTCCACAAAGCGAGGCATATGCAACACTGCAGAAGCGTTTAGCAGCAATTCCACCAAAGACGAATGTTATACCTGCAACTCCGCCAAGTTCAAAACCCTCAGAAACAATGTTCGATTTTCCTGAATTGTTAAAACACTTCCACATCGTTCAAGAACGACATAAAGAACAAAAACGTAAACAACGGTTAACGAATTTGATAGAAAAAAATACAAATCATAatgatatgtaa
- the LOC117221679 gene encoding protein VAC14 homolog isoform X2: MMSERDYAPLSAACVRSLNDKLYEKRKAAALEIEKMVKEFAAHNNTVQIKRLLKVLGQDLATSQNPHTRKGGLIGLAAIAVGLGKDTGQYIEDLIHPILACFCDSDLNVRYYACESLYNVVKVARGAVLPQFTDIFAALSKLACDSEQHVKNATELLDRLMKDIVTESGLFDLVGFMPLLRERICTKNPFGRQFVIAWVSVLDAVPNMDFIIFLPEILDGLFKILEDPTPEIKKVTDTVLGEFLRSIKTNPSRVDFPGMINILITHAQSTDELLQLTAITWIKEFVHLSGPLMLPYMSGILIAVLPCLAYDGDTRKCIKQTATQVNANLMKLITMKNVQVLNNASESGGQPVQDASQNDSLAETLDLPSVVEVLTKHLMYISVQTKVAVLKWIHHLFIHIPHKMFYHIDNLFPILMKSLSDNSDEVVQQTLVVMAEIISSKSPEAATMDSNAEMQNRYFTKFIVNLLRLFSTDRNLLVERGAFIIRELCVLLSAEDIYKTLAKILLDEQNLSFACTMIQTLNVILLTSSELFDLRNKLKDLDSIESCELFKCLYVSWCHNPVATVALCLLSQHYGHACNIIRSFENIEVTVEFLIEIDKLVQLIESPIFTYLRLQLLEREKNDALVYALYGLLMILPQSEAYATLQKRLAAIPPKTNVIPATPPSSKPSETMFDFPELLKHFHIVQERHKEQKRKQRLTNLIEKNTNHNDM; encoded by the exons atgatgtcGGAAAGGGATTATGCACCTCTCAGCGCAGCTTGTGTACGTTCTCTAAATGACAAGCTTTACGAGAAACGAAAAGCAGCTGCTTTGGAAATAGAAAA GATGGTCAAAGAATTTGCTGCTCATAATAATACCGTTCAGATTAAACGACTTTTAAAAGTATTAGGTCAGGATTTAGCCACTTCACAAAACCCACATACACGTAAAGGTGGTTTGATAGGCTTGGCAGCAATAGCAGTAGGTCTGGGGAAAGACACTGGCCAATACATAGAAGATTTAATTCATCCTATTTTGGCTTGTTTTTGTGACTCTGACTTGAATGTAAGATATTATGCTTGCGAAAGTTTATACAATGTGGTAAAAGTAGCTAGAGGCGCTGTATTACCACAATTTACAGATATTTTTGCAGCACTTAGTAAACTAGCATGTGATTCGGAACAACATGTAAAAAATGCTACTGAATTACTCGATAGACTGATGAAG GACATTGTCACAGAAAGTGGTTTGTTCGACCTAGTTGGATTTATGCCACTATTAAGAGAACGTATTTGTACCAAAAACCCATTTGGTAGACAGTTTGTGATAGCATGGGTGTCTGTTTTGGATGCTGTACCTAACAtggattttattatatttttacccGAGATTCTCGATGGTCTATTTAAGATACTAGAGGATCCAACACCAGAGATTAAGAAAGTTACAGATACAGTCCTCGGTGAATTTTTACGCAGTATAAAAACTAATCCAAGTAGGGTGGATTTCCCTGGAatgataaatatattaattacgcACGCGCAAAGCACAGATGAATTACTACAATTAACGGCGATCACGTGGATCAAAGAATTTGTACACTTATCCGGACCTCTTATGCTTCCTTATATGTCTGGTATACTTATAGCTGTTCTACCTTGTTTAGCGTACGACGGCGATACTAGAAAATGTATTAAACAAACTGCTACTCAAGTGAACGCAAATTTGATGAAGTTGATAACTATGAAGAATGTACAAGTTTTAAATAATGCATCAGAAAGCGGTGGGCAACCCGTACAAG ATGCCAGTCAAAATGATTCTTTAGCAGAAACTTTAGACTTACCTAGCGTTGTTGAAGTGCTAACGAAACATTTAATGTATATATCAGTTCAGACAAAAGTAGCTGTTTTAAAATGGATACATCATTTGTTTATACACATTCCGCACAAAATGTTTTATCATATCGATAATTTATTCCCAATTTTAATGAAGTCTTTGAGCGATAATTCTGATGAAGTAGTCCAACAAACGCTGGTAGTAATGGCTGAAATAATCAGTTCGAAGTCTCCTGAAGCAGCTActatggattcaaatgcagaaatgcaAAACAGATACTTCAccaaatttatagtaaatttatTAAGACTTTTTTCAACCGACAGGAATTTGTTGGTAGAGAGAGGAGCATTTATCATAAGAGAATTGTGCGTATTATTGAGTGCTGAAGATATTTATAAAACATTGGCAAAAATATTACTGGATGAACAAAACTTGAGTTTCGCTTGCACAATGATACAAActttaaatgttatattattgaCGAGTTCGGAACTATTCGACTTACGAAATAAACTTAAAGACTTAGATTCTATT GAAAGCTGTGAGTTATTCAAATGTTTATACGTCTCCTGGTGCCATAATCCTGTTGCAACCGTTGCTTTATGTCTTTTGTCGCAGCATTATGGACATGCGTGCAATATTATAAGATCATT TGAAAATATAGAAGTTACTGTCGAATTCCTCATAgaaattgataaattagtacagCTGATCGAATCTCCAATATTTACAT ATTTAAGATTGCAACTTCTTGAAAGAGAAAAGAACGACGCACTGGTGTATGCACTTTATGGTCTCCTCATGATTCTTCCACAAAGCGAGGCATATGCAACACTGCAGAAGCGTTTAGCAGCAATTCCACCAAAGACGAATGTTATACCTGCAACTCCGCCAAGTTCAAAACCCTCAGAAACAATGTTCGATTTTCCTGAATTGTTAAAACACTTCCACATCGTTCAAGAACGACATAAAGAACAAAAACGTAAACAACGGTTAACGAATTTGATAGAAAAAAATACAAATCATAatgatatgtaa